A single Xylella taiwanensis DNA region contains:
- the ftsH gene encoding ATP-dependent zinc metalloprotease FtsH, with amino-acid sequence MNDLTKNLLLWVVVAVVLMVVFQSFSPRIGGVIGNEPITYTQFLNEVDSGRIKSVNYTDESGLTVNAIRFKRTDGSEGLVYGPRDDKLVDVLYSKNIEMTRQKPSTGPGFWSLVLNFLPVVLIIGFWLFIMRQMQGGGAKGAMSFGKSRAKLQGDDQIKITFADVAGCDEAKEEVGELVDFLRDPTKFTKLGGKIPRGVLMVGPPGTGKTLLAKAIAGEAKVPFFSISGSDFVEMFVGVGASRVRDMFEQAKKHAPCIVFIDEIDAVGRHRGAGLGGGHDEREQTLNQLLVEMDGFEGGEGVIVIAATNRPDVLDPALLRPGRFDRQVVVGLPDVKGREQILRVHMRKLLLANDVEPLVIARGTPGFSGADLANLCNEAALFAARGNEKEVRMNHFDSARDKILMGTERRSMAMSEEEKTLTAYHEAGHAIVGRLVPEHDPVYKVTIIPRGRALGVTMYLPEGDKYSINKVAIQSQLCSLYGGRVAEELIFGDDKVTTGASNDIERVTKMARNMVTKWGLSDELGPVAYGEEEDEVFLGRSVTQHKNVSDETARKIDEVVRTILDKAYARTKQILADNLDKLHAMSQLLLQYETIDAPQIDAIMEGREPPPPVGWGKSSDKGSDDDMSNPRPLTTIVIPAEQT; translated from the coding sequence ATGAACGACTTAACCAAAAATCTGTTGTTGTGGGTGGTCGTCGCCGTCGTACTGATGGTGGTGTTTCAAAGTTTCTCGCCACGTATTGGTGGAGTAATAGGCAACGAACCGATCACCTACACACAATTCTTGAATGAAGTGGATAGCGGGCGGATCAAGTCGGTGAACTATACTGACGAGAGCGGTCTGACTGTCAACGCGATTCGCTTCAAACGCACCGATGGTAGCGAAGGTTTGGTCTACGGCCCACGCGACGACAAGCTGGTCGACGTGTTATACAGCAAAAACATCGAGATGACTCGGCAGAAGCCTTCCACCGGTCCGGGCTTTTGGTCTCTGGTATTGAATTTCCTACCAGTCGTCCTGATCATTGGATTCTGGCTTTTCATCATGCGCCAGATGCAGGGTGGTGGTGCTAAAGGTGCCATGTCGTTTGGAAAATCCCGCGCGAAGTTGCAAGGTGATGACCAAATCAAAATCACTTTCGCTGACGTCGCCGGTTGCGACGAAGCCAAAGAGGAAGTCGGTGAACTAGTCGACTTTTTGCGTGACCCTACCAAATTCACCAAGCTCGGCGGCAAAATCCCACGCGGAGTATTGATGGTTGGCCCTCCAGGCACCGGCAAGACGTTGTTAGCCAAAGCGATCGCTGGGGAAGCCAAAGTGCCGTTTTTTTCTATTTCTGGCTCTGATTTCGTCGAAATGTTTGTTGGCGTCGGCGCTAGCCGCGTCCGTGACATGTTTGAGCAGGCCAAGAAGCACGCACCATGCATTGTTTTCATCGACGAAATCGATGCGGTCGGCCGTCACCGAGGTGCAGGCTTAGGCGGAGGTCATGACGAACGCGAGCAAACTTTGAACCAACTTTTGGTCGAGATGGACGGTTTCGAAGGCGGTGAGGGAGTGATCGTGATCGCCGCGACGAATCGCCCAGACGTACTCGACCCAGCGCTGCTACGTCCAGGTCGCTTCGATCGCCAAGTTGTGGTTGGTCTGCCGGATGTTAAAGGTCGTGAGCAGATCCTACGTGTTCATATGCGCAAATTGCTGTTGGCCAATGACGTCGAACCCCTCGTGATTGCGCGTGGCACCCCTGGTTTCTCTGGCGCTGACCTGGCCAATTTGTGCAATGAAGCAGCATTGTTCGCCGCACGTGGCAACGAAAAGGAAGTCAGAATGAACCATTTCGACTCTGCCCGCGACAAAATACTGATGGGCACTGAACGCCGCTCAATGGCAATGAGTGAGGAAGAAAAGACCCTTACTGCTTACCACGAAGCTGGTCATGCCATCGTAGGCCGCTTGGTACCTGAGCATGACCCTGTATACAAAGTCACGATTATCCCGCGCGGCCGCGCCTTAGGCGTCACCATGTATCTGCCGGAAGGGGACAAATACTCAATCAATAAGGTGGCGATCCAGTCGCAACTATGCTCCTTATATGGTGGCCGTGTTGCAGAAGAATTAATCTTCGGTGACGACAAAGTCACCACTGGGGCTTCTAACGATATCGAACGTGTGACCAAGATGGCGCGCAATATGGTCACCAAGTGGGGGCTCTCGGATGAGCTGGGTCCGGTCGCCTATGGTGAAGAAGAGGATGAAGTGTTTCTAGGCCGTTCTGTCACCCAGCATAAAAATGTCTCCGACGAGACCGCTCGCAAGATCGACGAGGTAGTGCGCACAATCTTGGATAAGGCATACGCTCGCACCAAACAGATCTTGGCCGACAACCTGGATAAACTGCACGCCATGTCGCAGCTGCTGCTGCAGTACGAAACCATCGACGCACCTCAGATTGATGCCATTATGGAAGGCCGTGAGCCACCACCTCCGGTTGGTTGGGGCAAGTCTTCTGACAAGGGTAGCGACGACGACATGAGCAACCCCCGCCCGTTAACGACTATTGTTATTCCAGCTGAGCAGACCTGA
- the rlmE gene encoding 23S rRNA (uridine(2552)-2'-O)-methyltransferase RlmE: MSHSKSSQRWLKEHFSDPFVKKAHAEGMRSRAAYKLEEILKRDRLLRPNMVVVDLGAAPGGWSQQIRKQMGNHGRVIALDILKMPPLAGIEFLQGDFRDKAVLSQLEIMLRGQSVDLVLSDMAPNKSGMDAVDQPRMMYLAELAMDFADIHLKLGGSFLIKLFHGIGSDDYIRQLRHRYKKVAIRKPVASRRRSPEVYVLGEGKRTQNEVSCS, encoded by the coding sequence ATGTCGCACAGCAAGAGCAGTCAGCGTTGGCTTAAGGAGCATTTCTCCGATCCCTTCGTGAAAAAAGCTCATGCCGAAGGGATGCGTTCGCGGGCCGCATACAAGTTAGAGGAAATACTTAAACGTGACCGCCTGCTCAGACCGAACATGGTTGTGGTCGACCTTGGTGCTGCGCCTGGAGGATGGTCGCAGCAAATACGCAAACAGATGGGTAATCATGGCAGGGTCATCGCTTTGGATATCTTGAAGATGCCGCCGTTGGCTGGAATTGAGTTCCTTCAAGGTGACTTCAGAGATAAAGCTGTTCTATCACAGCTCGAAATAATGCTCCGCGGCCAATCAGTTGACCTTGTGCTTTCCGATATGGCCCCCAATAAGAGTGGAATGGACGCAGTGGACCAACCGCGGATGATGTACTTAGCTGAGCTAGCGATGGATTTTGCCGACATCCATCTGAAACTAGGCGGCTCGTTCCTAATCAAATTGTTCCATGGAATCGGATCAGATGACTATATCCGCCAATTACGGCACAGGTATAAAAAAGTTGCGATCCGCAAACCGGTAGCCTCCCGTAGACGCTCCCCAGAGGTTTATGTCCTCGGTGAGGGCAAGCGCACTCAGAATGAAGTAAGCTGCTCGTGA
- the yhbY gene encoding ribosome assembly RNA-binding protein YhbY has protein sequence MTAALTSAQNRFLRGQAHDLKVLLQTGEKGVTSGFLSELNDALERHELVKVKVINEDREIRDMLIAKLAAQSDSVLVQRIGHVAILYRCSKEKRQIVLPSP, from the coding sequence ATGACCGCCGCGTTGACTTCTGCCCAGAACCGTTTCCTGCGTGGCCAAGCTCATGATCTGAAAGTCCTATTGCAGACCGGCGAGAAGGGAGTGACTTCTGGCTTTCTTTCAGAATTGAATGATGCGCTCGAACGGCATGAACTGGTCAAGGTGAAGGTCATCAATGAGGATCGCGAAATACGCGATATGCTGATTGCTAAGCTCGCTGCTCAAAGTGATAGCGTACTGGTCCAGCGTATTGGTCATGTCGCTATCTTGTATCGGTGCAGCAAGGAAAAGCGCCAAATCGTGTTGCCAAGCCCTTAA
- a CDS encoding Mth938-like domain-containing protein — protein sequence MLFTQEQPDYIYVLRFADAHHARINDRVLHSSFILMPDKLVEDWSVASPEQLQATDLEPVLALAPTLVILSTGHHQMFPPAVILATCLTRGIGIEIMTNEASARTYNVLASEGRRVALAMILSGEGRPM from the coding sequence GTGCTCTTTACTCAGGAACAGCCTGATTACATATATGTCCTACGCTTTGCTGATGCCCACCATGCGAGAATCAATGATCGAGTATTGCATTCCAGTTTCATTCTGATGCCGGACAAGTTGGTTGAAGACTGGTCAGTGGCCAGTCCGGAGCAGTTGCAAGCAACCGATTTGGAACCGGTGCTGGCGTTGGCACCGACGCTGGTCATCTTGTCCACTGGTCATCACCAAATGTTTCCTCCAGCAGTGATACTGGCAACCTGCTTGACTCGTGGGATTGGCATCGAAATTATGACCAACGAAGCCTCGGCACGTACTTACAATGTGTTGGCCAGTGAGGGCCGGCGGGTGGCATTGGCGATGATCTTATCCGGCGAGGGGCGACCAATGTAA
- the ilvD gene encoding dihydroxy-acid dehydratase, with protein sequence MPDYRSKTSTYGRNMAGARALWRATGMQDDDFHKPIIAIANSFTQFVPGHVHLKDLGQLVAREIERLGGVAKEFNTIAVDDGIAMGHDGMLYSLPSREIIADSVEYMANAHCADALVCISNCDKITPGMLMAALRLNIPTVFVSGGPMEAGKPKLADHKLDLIDAMVLAADPHASDEEVAAVERSACPTCGSCAGMFTANSMNCLTEALGLALPGNGTVVATHSDRKQLFLNAGRTVVELCHRWYGAEDPTALPRGIATFAAFENAMTLDIAMGGSTNTILHLLAAAQEAEVPFTMQDIDRLSQRVPQLCKVAPNTPKYHIEDVHRAGGVIAILAELARGNLLHTDVATVHSKTLGEAIATWDIIGTQDKAVHTFYKAGPAGIPTQVAFSQSTRWPSLDIDRAGGCIRDVEHAFSKEGGLAVLYGNIAHDGCVVKTAGVDESIHVFEGLTRVYESQDAAVKGILGDEVQPGNIVVIRYEGPKGGPGMQEMLYPTSYLKSKGLGKQCALFTDGRFSGGTSGLSIGHASPEAAAGGAIGLIRNGDHIRIDIPQRAINLLISEEELTARRLEQNAIGWKPEQPRTRKISAALKAYALLATSADKGAVRNQALLDG encoded by the coding sequence ATGCCCGATTACAGATCCAAGACCTCCACCTACGGCCGCAATATGGCTGGCGCACGTGCTTTATGGCGTGCTACCGGCATGCAGGATGACGATTTTCACAAGCCGATCATCGCTATCGCTAATTCTTTCACCCAATTCGTACCAGGCCACGTACATCTAAAGGATCTTGGCCAGCTGGTTGCGCGTGAAATCGAGCGTCTCGGCGGTGTCGCCAAAGAATTCAACACAATTGCGGTGGATGACGGTATCGCGATGGGGCACGACGGCATGCTGTATTCGCTCCCCAGTCGTGAAATCATCGCCGACTCGGTTGAATACATGGCAAACGCGCATTGCGCCGACGCACTGGTATGTATCTCGAACTGCGACAAAATCACCCCTGGGATGCTGATGGCTGCGCTACGCCTGAACATTCCTACCGTGTTCGTCTCAGGTGGACCGATGGAAGCCGGTAAACCTAAACTGGCTGATCATAAACTCGACCTGATCGACGCAATGGTGCTGGCTGCCGATCCTCATGCCAGCGACGAGGAGGTTGCTGCCGTGGAGCGCAGTGCCTGCCCTACCTGCGGTTCGTGTGCTGGTATGTTCACCGCCAACTCAATGAACTGCCTGACCGAAGCGCTCGGTTTAGCGTTGCCAGGGAACGGAACGGTCGTTGCCACTCATTCTGACCGCAAACAACTCTTTCTGAACGCTGGACGCACTGTGGTTGAGTTATGTCACCGCTGGTATGGCGCCGAAGATCCCACTGCATTGCCTCGAGGCATCGCCACATTCGCTGCGTTCGAGAACGCGATGACCCTTGATATCGCAATGGGCGGCTCGACTAACACGATTTTGCACCTGCTTGCGGCTGCACAGGAGGCCGAAGTGCCATTTACGATGCAGGACATTGATCGCTTGTCGCAGCGTGTGCCGCAATTATGCAAAGTGGCTCCAAACACACCGAAGTACCACATTGAGGACGTGCACCGCGCCGGAGGTGTTATTGCAATTTTAGCTGAGTTGGCACGCGGCAATCTGTTACATACCGACGTCGCAACCGTACATAGCAAGACCCTGGGTGAAGCCATCGCCACATGGGACATTATCGGAACACAGGATAAAGCGGTGCATACGTTTTATAAAGCCGGTCCAGCGGGCATCCCGACCCAGGTTGCATTCAGCCAGAGCACACGTTGGCCGTCACTGGATATCGATCGCGCCGGGGGCTGCATCCGCGACGTAGAGCATGCGTTCTCGAAGGAAGGAGGCTTAGCCGTGCTCTATGGCAACATTGCCCACGATGGTTGCGTGGTGAAGACGGCCGGCGTAGACGAGTCGATCCATGTGTTTGAGGGTTTAACCCGGGTATACGAAAGCCAGGACGCGGCGGTCAAGGGGATCCTTGGCGACGAGGTCCAACCCGGCAATATCGTGGTGATTCGCTACGAAGGCCCCAAGGGCGGCCCGGGCATGCAAGAAATGCTCTACCCGACGTCCTATTTGAAATCCAAGGGCCTCGGGAAACAATGCGCGCTGTTCACCGACGGTCGCTTCTCTGGCGGGACTTCCGGTTTGTCGATCGGCCACGCCTCACCCGAGGCAGCAGCAGGGGGTGCGATTGGCCTGATCCGCAATGGCGACCATATCCGCATTGACATCCCCCAGCGTGCGATCAACCTGCTGATCAGCGAAGAGGAACTGACCGCACGTCGCCTCGAACAGAATGCTATCGGTTGGAAGCCGGAGCAGCCGCGGACGCGCAAGATCAGCGCCGCACTGAAGGCATATGCATTACTTGCAACCAGTGCCGATAAAGGCGCCGTACGCAACCAAGCGCTACTTGATGGTTAA